One segment of Thioflexithrix psekupsensis DNA contains the following:
- a CDS encoding SurA N-terminal domain-containing protein gives MLQSIRDNSKGWIAWAIVILISIPFVLWGINEYLSPTQSLAVAKVNDTEISPNDYRQAVQQRRSQLRAMFQNPDMDLSFMDAQIRQDTLQQLINEELLLQTAMANEMRIGDGLLASHLHNYPVFHDNGVFSQARYEQLLSSQGYTPLGFEAQVRRDLLTMQLRNGIEQTAFVTPAATQRQSVLQLQQRQISYLILSSANMAQDLNPSDSEIEAHYQKNLSLYQTDEQVSVEYVELSAKDLANVYTPDEATLMQRYQERIANYTNPMQSKISHILLTETAGSDTNPQALLAEIKEKLAQGQSFAQLAQEYSQDTDTKDKGGDLGWFTHGQERHIAAIETAAAQLAVGEVSEPIQTPFGYQLIYLADRKAEEVKPFEEVKTALAEDWVQEQIESEFYAQVEQFANLAFEHPDSLDTLADTLHLPKKTSALFSRAGITDDPVFKNQDILRVAFSDDVVKNGYNSEVVELEQQHVVVLRLAEHRPAEPKPLAEVRDLVKQSLVQNLQQNAAKARADELLAALKAGENPNTLAQNHQLTWPAAQWVARDAQLADKTLLVQEAFKMALPPNGQANYRLVSLANGDYALLALLAAKTPDIDTPSPIASAGNVGESHFNQLLGSLRAEATVSIFEQNME, from the coding sequence ATGTTACAAAGTATTCGTGACAATTCCAAAGGCTGGATTGCTTGGGCGATTGTTATTTTGATCTCGATTCCGTTTGTCCTGTGGGGTATTAACGAATACCTCAGCCCTACCCAATCTCTCGCTGTCGCTAAAGTCAATGACACTGAGATTTCTCCCAATGATTACCGTCAAGCGGTACAGCAACGCCGCAGCCAATTGCGGGCAATGTTCCAAAATCCAGACATGGATTTGTCGTTCATGGACGCACAAATTCGTCAGGACACTTTGCAGCAATTGATCAACGAAGAACTGTTGCTGCAAACGGCGATGGCTAATGAAATGCGTATTGGGGATGGTTTACTGGCGAGTCATCTACACAATTATCCCGTGTTTCATGACAACGGCGTATTTTCACAAGCGCGTTATGAGCAGTTATTGAGCAGTCAAGGTTATACGCCGCTGGGATTTGAAGCCCAAGTGCGCCGCGATTTATTGACCATGCAATTGCGCAATGGGATTGAGCAAACCGCATTTGTCACCCCAGCCGCTACACAGCGTCAAAGCGTCTTGCAACTGCAACAACGACAAATCAGTTATTTAATCCTCTCCTCTGCCAACATGGCACAAGACCTTAATCCCAGCGACAGCGAGATCGAAGCCCATTATCAAAAAAATCTGTCTCTCTATCAGACCGATGAACAAGTGAGCGTGGAATATGTCGAACTGAGCGCGAAAGACCTCGCCAATGTTTACACACCAGACGAAGCGACGTTAATGCAGCGGTATCAAGAACGTATTGCGAATTACACCAATCCCATGCAATCGAAAATCAGCCACATTCTGTTGACAGAAACCGCAGGCAGCGACACCAATCCCCAAGCCCTTTTAGCAGAAATCAAGGAAAAATTGGCACAAGGACAATCCTTTGCCCAATTAGCCCAAGAGTATTCGCAAGATACGGATACCAAAGACAAAGGCGGCGATTTGGGATGGTTTACGCACGGTCAAGAACGCCACATTGCCGCGATTGAAACCGCCGCCGCGCAATTGGCTGTGGGAGAAGTCAGTGAACCCATACAAACGCCTTTCGGTTACCAATTGATTTATCTGGCGGATCGCAAAGCAGAAGAAGTCAAACCCTTTGAAGAAGTGAAAACCGCTTTAGCCGAAGATTGGGTTCAAGAACAGATTGAAAGCGAGTTCTACGCCCAAGTGGAACAATTTGCAAACTTGGCGTTTGAACATCCCGACAGCTTAGACACATTGGCAGATACTTTACATTTACCTAAGAAAACCAGTGCGTTATTCAGTCGTGCAGGGATTACGGATGATCCTGTTTTCAAAAATCAAGATATTTTACGGGTGGCCTTTAGCGACGATGTGGTAAAAAATGGGTATAACAGCGAAGTGGTCGAATTGGAACAGCAGCATGTTGTTGTTCTACGTTTGGCAGAACATCGCCCCGCAGAACCCAAACCTTTAGCTGAAGTACGCGATTTGGTCAAACAATCGCTTGTACAAAACCTGCAACAAAACGCCGCCAAAGCCCGCGCCGACGAATTATTAGCCGCGTTAAAAGCCGGAGAAAATCCCAATACCTTAGCTCAAAATCACCAATTGACATGGCCAGCCGCGCAATGGGTGGCACGCGATGCCCAATTGGCCGATAAGACCTTGTTGGTGCAAGAAGCCTTTAAAATGGCACTCCCACCCAACGGACAAGCCAATTATCGCCTAGTTTCCCTAGCCAATGGGGATTATGCCTTGTTAGCCTTGTTAGCGGCTAAAACGCCTGACATCGACACGCCAAGCCCCATCGCCAGCGCAGGAAATGTGGGTGAATCTCATTTTAACCAATTACTCGGCAGTTTACGCGCAGAGGCAACGGTGAGTATTTTTGAGCAAAATATGGAGTAA